One window from the genome of Carassius carassius chromosome 15, fCarCar2.1, whole genome shotgun sequence encodes:
- the LOC132158667 gene encoding regulator of chromosome condensation-like, which produces MPAKKAVKRQTIAATEDSTVVKKQKVSHSSHGQEKGMVLVLGQGDVGQLGLGEDVLERKRPALVNLPEGIVQAVAGGMHTVCLSDTGNIYTFGCNDEGALGRDASEEGSEMVPAKVHLGVKVVQVSAGDSHTAALTEEGAVYVWGSFRDNNGVIGLLEPMKKCTLPIKVPIDKPVVKIVSGNDHLVMLTVNGELYTSGCGEQGQLGRVAEHFANRGGRKGLMRLLEPQMVIIKPRGKVIFTDVFCGAYFTFAVSKEGHVYGFGLSNYHQLGTQSTNTCFAPVKLSSFKNSTTSWVGFSGGQHHTLCLNSEGQVYSLGRAEYGRLGLGKDAGEKSEPTPVTGISDVQMVTCGASVSYAVTKQGSVFSWGMGTNLQLGTGEEDDEWSPVEMTGKQLENRVVLSVSSGGQHTVLLVKDKQES; this is translated from the exons ATGCCTGCAAAAAAAGCTGTAAAGAGACAAACAATTGCAGCAACTGAGGACTCAACTgttgtgaaaaaacaaaaag TCTCTCACAGTAGTCATGGGCAGGAGAAGGGCATGGTGCTTGTTCTGGGGCAGGGTGATGTTGGGCAGCTCGGCCTGGGAGAGGATGTGCTGGAGAGGAAGAGACCGGCTCTGGTGAATCTTCCTGAGGGGATTGTGCAGGCCGTGGCCGGAGGCATGCATACAGTCTGCCTCAGCGACACAGGAAAT ATTTATACATTTGGCTGTAATGATGAGGGCGCGCTGGGCCGTGACGCATCAGAGGAGGGCTCAGAGATGGTACCAGCCAAGGTGCACCTTGGGGTAAAAGTGGTGCAGGTTTCTGCAGGGGACAGTCACACAGCTGCCCTCACAGAGGAGGGTGCTGTCTATGTCTGGGGCTCTTTTAGA GACAATAATGGTGTCATTGGACTTCTGGAGCCTATGAAAAAATGCACATTGCCCATCAAAGTTCCTATAGACAAGCCCGTGGTTAAAATAGTCTCAG GAAATGACCACCTGGTGATGCTGACTGTGAATGGAGAGCTGTACACCTCAGGATGTGGAGAACAAGGACAGCTGGGCCGTGTTGCTGAGCACTTTGCCAACCGCGGAGGCAGGAAGGGATTGA tGAGGTTGCTGGAGCCACAGATGGTTATCATTAAGCCACGAGGGAAGGTCATTTTTACGGATGTCTTCTGTGGAGCATACTTCACCTTTGCTGTGTCTAAAGAGGGGCACGTCTACGGATTTGGCCTTTCCAATTACCACCAGCTTG gcacCCAGAGCACAAACACCTGCTTTGCTCCTGTTAAACTCAGTTCTTTCAAGAACTCCACCACCTCTTGGGTGGGTTTCTCTGGGGGGCAGCATCACACACTGTGCCTGAATTCAGAAG GACAAGTGTACAGTCTTGGTCGGGCGGAGTATGGGCGTCTGGGCCTGGGGAAGGATGCGGGGGAGAAGAGTGAGCCCACACCTGTTACCGGGATCAGTGACGTTCAGATGGTTACCTGTGGTGCCTCTGTGAGCTACGCTGTCACTAAACAAG GCTCTGTGTTTTCCTGGGGCATGGGCACCAATCTACAGCTGGGTACAGGAGAGGAGGATGATGAATGGAGCCCAGTGGAGATGACGGGCAAGCAGCTGGAGAACCGTGTAGTTCTGTCAGTGTCCAGTGGAGGCCAGCACACAGTCCTGTTAGTCAAAGACAAGCAGGAGAGCTGA